A single genomic interval of Candidatus Neomarinimicrobiota bacterium harbors:
- a CDS encoding methylmalonyl-CoA mutase family protein, with translation MPNHSYHDSLKRWKEKVSEAGDRDYDYETVSGLENELMHLPDESQKDLDQYMEQLGFPGEYPFTRGVHPNMYRGRLWTMRQFAGFGTPEDTNQRFKFLLEQGQTGLSTAFDMPTLMGYDSDHALSLGEVGHCGVSINSIDDMMILFDGIPLDQVSTSMTINGPAIILMAMYVVVGERQGVSSEKLRGTLQNDILKEYIAQKEFIFPPEQSMHIITDMIEWCTDHMPAYNTISISGYHIREAGSTAAQELAFTLADGFAYVEAAIERGLDIDKFARRLSFFFNSHIDFFEEIGKFRAARRIYAKRMKEKYGAKDPRSWMLRFHTQTAGHSLTAPQPENNIVRTAFEAMAGVLGGTQSLHTNSMDEVLALPTEKSVEIALRTQQVIAYETGVASTIDPLAGSYYVEAMTDKMEAEAEKYFEIIDELGGVIPAIEAGYFQREIGKAAYDIARKYDSKKRLIVGVNAFIRENEDIDIPVLKIDQQVELDQVEKVQALRRSRNQPETDLALSTLTKACESGENIMPPLLEAVRKSATLGEMVDAMKQVYGTYTETPVF, from the coding sequence ATGCCGAATCATTCCTACCATGACAGCCTCAAACGCTGGAAAGAAAAAGTGTCAGAAGCCGGTGATCGGGACTATGATTATGAGACGGTCTCAGGTCTAGAAAATGAATTGATGCATCTGCCTGATGAAAGTCAGAAAGATCTTGATCAATATATGGAACAATTGGGTTTTCCTGGCGAGTATCCATTCACCAGGGGAGTGCATCCCAATATGTATCGGGGTCGCTTGTGGACCATGCGTCAGTTTGCCGGGTTTGGTACTCCCGAGGATACGAATCAACGCTTCAAGTTTCTACTGGAACAGGGCCAAACCGGCTTGAGTACGGCTTTTGATATGCCCACCCTCATGGGATATGATTCAGATCATGCACTTTCTTTGGGTGAAGTGGGACACTGTGGGGTTTCGATCAACTCCATTGATGATATGATGATTCTGTTTGATGGAATTCCGCTGGATCAGGTTTCCACGTCCATGACCATTAATGGTCCAGCAATTATACTAATGGCAATGTATGTCGTTGTGGGCGAACGGCAGGGGGTATCCTCTGAAAAATTACGGGGAACGCTACAAAACGATATTCTGAAAGAATATATCGCCCAGAAAGAATTTATTTTTCCACCTGAACAATCCATGCATATCATTACGGATATGATCGAATGGTGTACTGATCACATGCCGGCCTACAATACCATCTCGATCTCCGGTTACCATATTCGTGAAGCTGGATCAACTGCCGCTCAAGAACTCGCATTTACCCTGGCTGATGGTTTTGCTTACGTGGAGGCTGCCATCGAACGCGGACTTGATATTGATAAATTCGCTCGTCGTTTGAGCTTTTTCTTTAATTCACACATTGATTTCTTTGAAGAGATCGGGAAATTCAGAGCAGCTCGCCGGATCTACGCCAAGCGAATGAAGGAAAAATACGGTGCCAAGGATCCGCGCTCCTGGATGCTAAGATTCCATACCCAAACGGCAGGACACAGTCTTACTGCTCCTCAACCGGAAAATAATATTGTCAGAACTGCTTTCGAAGCCATGGCAGGTGTACTGGGTGGCACTCAATCACTGCATACCAATTCCATGGATGAAGTCTTGGCGTTACCTACTGAAAAGAGTGTTGAGATTGCTTTAAGGACTCAACAGGTCATTGCCTATGAAACAGGCGTCGCTTCCACCATTGATCCCCTTGCTGGTTCCTATTATGTTGAAGCTATGACAGATAAAATGGAAGCAGAAGCAGAAAAATATTTTGAGATCATTGATGAACTGGGTGGGGTTATCCCCGCAATTGAAGCTGGCTATTTTCAGCGTGAAATTGGAAAAGCCGCTTATGATATCGCGCGTAAATATGATAGTAAAAAGCGTCTCATAGTTGGGGTAAACGCCTTTATACGCGAGAATGAAGATATTGATATACCCGTTTTAAAAATTGATCAACAAGTAGAATTGGATCAAGTTGAAAAAGTGCAAGCACTGAGAAGATCCAGAAACCAACCTGAAACAGATCTGGCCCTAAGTACTCTTACAAAAGCCTGTGAAAGTGGTGAGAATATCATGCCTCCACTATTGGAAGCGGTCCGAAAATCTGCAACTCTTGGAGAAATGGTCGATGCAATGAAGCAAGTTTATGGAACTTATACAGAAACCCCTGTTTTCTAA
- a CDS encoding CpsB/CapC family capsule biosynthesis tyrosine phosphatase, whose product MIDIHNHILPAVDDGAKNKDVALSMLQEAVNQGVKHLVLTPHLYEADIIKTTAEWRSKVQTGSQTLLNLLEAYKIPLEVSIAAEVRYQDMLPIILEELDVLIGGKYLLLEFSFHSVPNNLERIIYDITRKGIIPIIAHPERIKPWQRDPVALEVLINMGCPLQVDIGSFLGTLGPNTEKLANFLLDRDAVHLVGSDSHNMQSRPLYTKPGYRWLTEHYSQEYADLLLKDNPANIISGEPVAVYPVDLTPARLSLTAKVLNMFNLHYS is encoded by the coding sequence ATGATAGATATTCACAATCACATCCTACCCGCAGTTGATGATGGAGCCAAAAACAAGGATGTAGCCCTTTCCATGCTCCAGGAAGCCGTGAACCAGGGAGTCAAGCACCTCGTGTTGACACCTCATCTTTATGAAGCAGATATCATTAAAACCACTGCAGAGTGGAGATCGAAAGTTCAGACGGGGAGTCAGACCCTCCTGAACTTGCTGGAAGCATACAAGATACCACTTGAAGTATCTATTGCCGCTGAAGTACGGTATCAGGACATGCTCCCCATCATTTTAGAAGAACTCGATGTTCTCATAGGTGGAAAATATCTGTTGCTGGAGTTTTCATTTCATTCTGTACCCAATAATCTGGAACGGATCATATATGATATCACCCGCAAGGGGATCATCCCGATCATTGCTCATCCAGAACGAATTAAACCATGGCAGCGTGATCCTGTGGCCTTGGAAGTATTGATCAATATGGGTTGTCCATTACAAGTTGATATTGGATCATTTCTAGGAACCCTTGGGCCAAATACTGAAAAACTGGCAAACTTTTTATTAGATAGAGATGCCGTGCACCTGGTAGGGAGCGATAGTCATAATATGCAATCCAGACCGCTTTATACGAAACCTGGATACCGTTGGTTGACAGAGCATTACAGTCAAGAGTATGCTGATCTGCTACTCAAGGATAATCCGGCAAATATTATTTCCGGTGAGCCTGTGGCTGTTTATCCAGTTGATCTGACTCCGGCTCGGTTAAGCTTGACGGCAAAAGTGTTAAACATGTTTAACCTGCATTATTCATGA
- a CDS encoding cytochrome c maturation protein CcmE: MNNKIKFIVGSAVIIAAVIVLAVQGMQEDSTMSYSKSVSEVQLMGSRARSLSLKVNGSLKKGSIIRNNLDLDFVITEGNSELLIHYIGKDPIPDTFNNEMDAEVVVSGRLAEDGVFNAERIQAKCASKYEADYSSAAI; encoded by the coding sequence TTGAATAATAAAATAAAGTTCATAGTGGGTAGTGCAGTAATTATTGCCGCTGTGATCGTTTTAGCGGTGCAGGGTATGCAGGAAGATAGTACCATGTCCTACTCAAAAAGTGTAAGTGAAGTTCAACTGATGGGTTCTCGTGCCAGATCACTTTCGTTAAAGGTTAATGGGAGCCTCAAAAAAGGCAGTATCATTCGCAATAATCTCGATCTGGATTTTGTGATCACTGAGGGTAATTCCGAATTGCTTATCCACTACATTGGCAAGGATCCCATACCGGACACCTTTAATAATGAGATGGATGCTGAAGTTGTTGTTTCTGGAAGACTCGCTGAAGACGGTGTTTTTAATGCTGAACGTATTCAAGCAAAATGTGCCTCTAAATATGAAGCGGATTATTCATCCGCTGCTATCTAA
- a CDS encoding heme lyase CcmF/NrfE family subunit, which yields MADLGNILLLFLFPVSVFTMLIALAAGVTKRRGLFEAARRGAYAAFGLATFAVLALEYLLVTSDFSIEYVASNTNYALPMFYKIVALWAGHNGSLLLWTWIITVFIAIVAYQNRHKNNDLMPYVLFVMASTMVFFSILSVFVSNPFDTLYQDLGNQLQEFTVRDGRGLNPLLQHPAMIIHPPILFIGYVGSVVPFAFAIAALITGKLDAGWIHSTRRWALTAWGFLAAGIVLGGKWAYVELGWGGYWSWDPVENASLLPWLTATAYLHSVMIQERKGMLKIWNMTLVIATYLLSIFGTFLTRSGIVSSVHAFSNSGLGPAFAVFLTISTLLSISLLLYRRKDLKPDEEMQSLISRESGFLFNNLLFLLATIAVLWGTLFPVISEIFTGDQITVGPPWFNNIMIPIGLALLLLTGVGPLLAWRHTSVETLKRSFGWPILGSFTLVLILIGFGIHDGWSLGSFAIAFFVMWTIVIEFVKGARIRSRNTDENIFVAIYLLSRKNTRRYGGYIIHAAMVIMFVGFTGTAFNSETRAEVGEGDFFELGPYTFTANHIHHAETENYSSETLELEMSRNNQVITLLLPEKRYYYASEQPSTEVDIYSTLREDIYTVLSGMSNDGERVIVQVYRNPFVKLIWIGSFIMVFGTLFAMIPNLRILTKKAGTAPLSKGGE from the coding sequence ATGGCTGATCTTGGAAATATTCTTTTACTTTTTCTGTTTCCCGTAAGCGTCTTTACGATGCTGATCGCATTGGCGGCAGGTGTCACCAAAAGACGCGGACTGTTTGAAGCTGCCCGCCGGGGTGCCTATGCTGCTTTTGGGTTGGCAACATTTGCTGTACTGGCTCTGGAATATCTATTAGTTACCAGCGATTTCTCCATTGAGTACGTTGCCAGTAATACCAATTATGCCTTACCCATGTTTTATAAGATAGTGGCATTGTGGGCTGGCCATAATGGCTCGCTGTTATTGTGGACCTGGATCATAACGGTATTTATCGCCATCGTTGCCTACCAGAATCGTCACAAAAACAATGATCTCATGCCATACGTCCTGTTTGTAATGGCCAGTACCATGGTATTCTTTTCCATTTTGAGTGTCTTTGTCAGCAATCCTTTTGATACGCTCTATCAGGATCTGGGAAACCAGCTTCAAGAATTCACGGTGCGTGACGGTCGTGGCTTAAACCCCCTATTGCAGCATCCGGCTATGATTATTCATCCACCGATCCTGTTCATTGGCTATGTTGGATCTGTTGTCCCATTTGCCTTTGCCATTGCCGCTTTAATCACCGGGAAGCTGGATGCTGGTTGGATCCACTCTACTCGGCGCTGGGCGTTGACCGCCTGGGGCTTTCTGGCAGCTGGCATCGTTCTAGGTGGCAAGTGGGCTTATGTTGAACTTGGCTGGGGTGGCTATTGGTCCTGGGATCCAGTTGAAAATGCCTCTTTACTACCCTGGTTGACAGCCACAGCATATCTGCATTCAGTGATGATACAGGAACGCAAGGGAATGCTCAAGATCTGGAATATGACCCTGGTGATCGCCACCTATTTACTTTCAATATTTGGCACCTTCCTGACCCGCAGCGGGATTGTCAGCTCGGTTCATGCCTTTTCTAATTCAGGACTGGGACCGGCATTTGCAGTTTTTCTCACTATCTCCACGTTACTCAGTATCAGTTTACTATTGTACAGGCGAAAAGACCTTAAACCGGATGAGGAAATGCAGTCTCTTATTTCCAGAGAAAGCGGTTTTCTGTTTAATAATCTACTCTTTTTATTGGCTACTATCGCGGTATTATGGGGCACCCTGTTTCCCGTTATCAGTGAAATATTCACCGGTGATCAGATCACAGTAGGACCTCCCTGGTTCAATAATATTATGATCCCCATTGGTTTGGCGTTGCTGTTGCTCACTGGTGTTGGACCGTTACTGGCATGGAGGCATACTTCGGTTGAGACATTAAAACGCAGTTTTGGTTGGCCTATTCTCGGTAGCTTCACTCTGGTTCTGATCCTGATTGGATTTGGGATTCATGATGGTTGGAGTCTGGGATCATTTGCCATCGCTTTCTTTGTCATGTGGACCATCGTGATAGAATTTGTAAAAGGAGCCAGAATTCGTAGTCGAAACACCGATGAAAATATCTTTGTCGCGATCTACCTGCTTTCCAGGAAGAACACAAGACGCTATGGTGGCTATATCATCCATGCTGCCATGGTTATCATGTTTGTCGGGTTTACCGGAACTGCCTTTAATTCTGAAACCAGAGCAGAAGTAGGTGAGGGTGATTTCTTCGAACTTGGACCCTATACATTCACCGCAAATCATATTCATCATGCAGAGACAGAAAACTATTCCTCAGAAACGCTTGAACTTGAGATGAGCAGAAATAATCAGGTTATCACACTACTTCTACCGGAAAAACGTTATTATTACGCCTCAGAGCAACCTTCTACAGAAGTAGATATCTATTCAACGCTGCGAGAAGATATTTATACTGTATTATCCGGGATGAGTAATGATGGCGAGCGAGTCATTGTTCAAGTCTATCGGAATCCTTTCGTTAAATTGATTTGGATTGGCTCATTTATCATGGTATTTGGAACCCTTTTCGCCATGATTCCAAACCTCAGAATATTAACAAAAAAAGCGGGTACAGCACCTCTTTCAAAGGGAGGTGAATGA
- a CDS encoding zinc ribbon domain-containing protein, translated as MMSILAYLLGTATLIWAMLPLFKKDSTWISLIVESDALEDQKKRVYGNITDLEFDYAMGRLSEPDFNKIRQSFLREAGRVIQKLEDQKSADLIAQIEQDVKQLNNGKSKNNKKHICKTCGKENLPSARFCMECGQELT; from the coding sequence ATGATGAGTATTCTGGCATATCTTCTGGGTACAGCAACGCTTATCTGGGCAATGTTGCCCCTGTTTAAAAAAGATAGTACGTGGATATCACTTATCGTGGAATCAGACGCACTGGAGGATCAGAAAAAACGGGTTTATGGGAACATCACTGATCTTGAATTCGATTATGCCATGGGACGTCTAAGCGAACCGGATTTCAACAAGATCCGTCAATCCTTTTTGAGAGAAGCCGGTCGTGTCATCCAAAAGCTTGAAGATCAAAAGTCTGCTGATCTGATCGCTCAAATTGAACAGGATGTCAAGCAACTCAACAATGGGAAAAGCAAAAATAATAAGAAACACATCTGCAAGACTTGCGGAAAAGAGAATCTTCCAAGTGCTAGATTTTGCATGGAATGTGGGCAGGAGTTAACATGA
- a CDS encoding ABC transporter ATP-binding protein — protein sequence MGTPALVLDQVCKDFGRIIALRNIDLSISSGEVVSILGRNGAGKTTLLNIMSGVSKPSSGSIKLFGTDPSAKINKAKLAVISHEMFLYGNLTALENLEYYGRIYGVPDLSHRITKLLADVELTHRRFDLVATFSRGMTQRLTIARALLHEPSLLLLDEPFTGLDQQAVGMLISLLNIQKELGKTILLTTHDLHTAKELSERYIVLDKHRIVHDGSMADSTPDEIRNNYFSTSFSERTAL from the coding sequence TTGGGAACCCCGGCATTGGTTTTGGATCAGGTATGCAAGGACTTTGGCCGCATTATAGCATTGAGGAATATTGATCTCTCCATTTCAAGTGGTGAGGTTGTCAGTATCCTTGGACGAAATGGGGCAGGCAAGACCACTTTGTTGAATATCATGAGTGGTGTTTCCAAACCAAGTAGCGGAAGTATTAAACTATTCGGTACAGATCCCAGTGCTAAAATTAATAAAGCTAAACTGGCCGTCATTTCCCACGAAATGTTTTTATATGGAAATTTGACCGCGTTGGAGAATCTGGAATATTACGGTCGCATTTATGGTGTTCCTGATCTATCGCATAGGATAACCAAACTGCTGGCCGATGTGGAATTGACCCATCGTCGTTTTGACCTGGTGGCAACTTTCTCCAGGGGAATGACCCAGCGTCTGACCATTGCCCGGGCTCTTTTGCATGAGCCATCTTTATTATTACTGGATGAGCCATTTACCGGGTTGGATCAGCAAGCTGTTGGTATGCTCATTTCTCTTTTGAATATTCAGAAGGAACTGGGAAAAACCATCTTGTTGACTACCCATGATCTGCATACAGCCAAAGAATTGTCAGAACGCTATATTGTTTTGGATAAACATCGTATTGTGCACGATGGTTCTATGGCAGACAGCACTCCAGACGAGATTCGGAATAACTATTTCAGCACATCCTTTTCTGAGCGAACCGCTTTATGA
- a CDS encoding heme exporter protein CcmB gives MRAALAILQKDLRMEFRSKESILAMWIFSLLIFVIFNFTFEVSRLVMLEIAPGLLWVAFIFSGMFGLNHSFSVEKENGNLRAMALMPVDGGQIYLGKFLSVTIIMLLFEILIFPIFIIFYDLQLSLQILLLVPVILAGTIGFTSLGTILSAVAVHTRNQQILLSLLLWPLVSPIVIWSVNLTGMVLAGELTSSFYPLLIRITAFDVIFFTIAYMLFDFILED, from the coding sequence ATGAGAGCAGCACTGGCCATTCTTCAAAAAGATCTCCGCATGGAATTCCGGTCCAAAGAAAGTATCCTGGCCATGTGGATATTCTCATTACTGATCTTCGTGATCTTCAATTTTACGTTTGAGGTTTCCCGGCTGGTCATGCTTGAGATCGCTCCCGGTTTGCTTTGGGTGGCCTTCATCTTCTCAGGCATGTTTGGGTTAAACCATTCATTCTCAGTTGAAAAGGAAAATGGAAATCTAAGAGCTATGGCTTTGATGCCAGTGGATGGGGGACAGATCTATCTGGGTAAATTTCTCAGCGTTACCATCATCATGCTGCTTTTTGAAATTCTGATATTCCCTATTTTCATCATATTCTACGATCTTCAGCTTTCACTTCAAATCCTCCTGCTGGTTCCAGTTATTCTGGCCGGTACAATAGGATTTACCAGTCTCGGCACGATCCTGTCAGCAGTGGCAGTGCATACACGTAATCAGCAGATCCTGCTTTCTTTGCTACTATGGCCGCTGGTCTCACCCATTGTGATCTGGTCAGTCAATCTGACTGGAATGGTGCTGGCCGGAGAGTTAACATCATCCTTCTATCCATTATTGATCAGGATTACTGCCTTTGATGTAATATTCTTTACAATTGCTTATATGCTGTTTGATTTTATTCTGGAGGATTAA
- the ccsA gene encoding cytochrome c biogenesis protein CcsA: MRQNIDKILLGILLVAFLTCIFLIFMWVPQIKASNTAEQIAQKIFYFHVPSAWIGFLSFFVVFVSSVGYLATRQRKWELTAVASAEIGVLFITLVLVTGPIWAKPVWGIWWTWDARLTSSLILWLIYVAYLMLRRYLPDGSKRANLSAVVGIIGFIDVPIVYYSIRWWETQHPKAVMASGDGSLAAPMFFTFMFSLATFTILYIYILRKRYELLEMEDTLNKQFKEMEIL; this comes from the coding sequence ATGAGACAAAATATTGATAAAATATTACTCGGCATACTCTTGGTGGCATTTTTGACCTGCATCTTTCTGATCTTTATGTGGGTCCCTCAGATAAAAGCCTCAAATACAGCTGAGCAGATCGCTCAGAAGATATTCTACTTTCATGTTCCCAGTGCCTGGATAGGATTTTTATCCTTCTTTGTTGTATTCGTATCCAGTGTCGGATATTTGGCTACTCGTCAACGTAAGTGGGAACTCACAGCCGTTGCTTCAGCAGAGATAGGGGTTCTTTTTATTACACTGGTTCTAGTTACAGGACCGATCTGGGCCAAACCGGTTTGGGGCATTTGGTGGACCTGGGATGCCCGCCTGACATCATCTCTGATTTTGTGGCTGATCTATGTAGCCTACCTGATGCTGCGTCGTTATTTACCAGATGGCAGCAAACGAGCGAATCTTTCGGCGGTAGTGGGAATTATCGGTTTTATCGATGTTCCCATCGTTTATTATTCCATTCGCTGGTGGGAGACTCAACATCCCAAAGCAGTCATGGCCAGCGGTGATGGCAGTCTGGCTGCTCCCATGTTCTTTACCTTCATGTTCTCGCTGGCTACATTCACCATTTTGTACATATATATATTGCGAAAACGATACGAGTTATTGGAAATGGAAGACACCCTCAATAAACAATTCAAGGAAATGGAGATTCTCTAA
- a CDS encoding CcmD family protein: MNAYIYLFMAYTIIWLGIFSFMLYMNKKTNRIEQEVTLLKELIDAKK; the protein is encoded by the coding sequence ATGAATGCCTATATCTATCTTTTTATGGCCTATACCATCATTTGGCTGGGCATTTTTAGTTTCATGTTGTACATGAATAAAAAAACCAATCGAATTGAACAGGAAGTGACACTGCTTAAAGAACTTATTGATGCCAAAAAATAA